Proteins encoded within one genomic window of Candidatus Atribacteria bacterium:
- a CDS encoding efflux RND transporter permease subunit, giving the protein MNLPNFSVSRPVTILMLFIGLILIGLISYQNLGLDLLPDLSFPMSAIIVSYSGVAPQEIENMITIPLEEAVGTIQGVKKISSYSREGNSLVLMEFNWGTDMDVSAMNIREKIDQIKGFLPDDASDPMVIKFDPALMPILVLGMGSEERDLQKLQKYAEDIIKPRLERMEEVASVSINGGLDREILVSIDNDKLRSNQLSFSQVTAALAGENVNLPAGTLKEGTINFLIRTLGRFESTQDIEKILISNIRGNKIYLGDIAKVEDTFKERNSITYVNGKPGIMISLQKESGKNTVTVAKRVFKELETIQKLLPEDISITPVFDSSDFIEKTISQVGWVALYGAIIAVFVLFFFLGNLGSTLIIGFAIPISLIFTFTLLYFSHLTLNMMTLGGLALGIGMMVDNSIVVLENIFRYRESRTGIKESACLGASEVSTAISASTFTTIAVFLPIVYVQGIASELFRPMGYTITFSLLTSLLVALTLVPMLSSKIMHFKVQDNNSSISKENIVQNSLSQSGRIFNFVKEEYSRLLSWSLRHRGSVFILAVLIFAGSIMLIPFVGTEFIPSSDQGQFNINITLPTGTNLETTREVVSKVEKIVLEIPEMKSILTTAGEGSGGMGFSTEGGNSGTIMVNLVEQNKRDRSTAQIINQLREKIGTYPDAKIKFSEQSMSFSSGSDLEVKISGDSLDELENIANRILVSLEEVEGVYDLESSVEDVRPELHVNIDREKANLYGLNTVHIASTVHDALLGRVASIYQEKGEQVDIRIRLEEEDRNSIEEVKNLLISSNTGLQIPLKEIAEVIVGSGPKGIDRENQQRIVNVSGNISDRFLGKVIQDAQKQLEKLVLPEDYHYEFVGQNREMQESFLQLGLALVLSIILVYMIIAAQFESLLMPLAVMFSVPFSLIGVILGLLLADKSLNVLSYIGIIMLVGIVVNNSIVLIDYINKLRQKGIERKEAIILGGTTRLRPILMTMFTTVLALVPMALGIGEGAELRAPMAITIIGGLTSSTFLSLIIVPIFYTFLDDLSQKITGRGRAKN; this is encoded by the coding sequence TTGAATTTACCTAATTTTTCGGTTAGCCGGCCGGTTACCATTTTAATGCTTTTTATCGGATTAATTCTGATAGGTCTTATTTCATATCAGAATTTAGGATTGGATTTATTGCCTGACTTATCCTTTCCGATGTCCGCCATTATTGTTTCCTATTCGGGAGTAGCTCCCCAGGAAATAGAAAATATGATTACAATTCCCCTGGAAGAAGCGGTGGGTACCATTCAAGGTGTGAAAAAAATTTCCTCTTATTCTCGGGAGGGAAACTCTCTTGTTTTAATGGAGTTTAACTGGGGTACAGATATGGATGTCAGTGCTATGAATATTCGGGAAAAGATTGACCAGATCAAGGGCTTTCTTCCTGATGATGCCAGTGATCCGATGGTCATTAAATTTGACCCCGCATTGATGCCGATTCTGGTTTTGGGAATGGGTTCGGAGGAGAGAGATTTACAAAAATTACAGAAATATGCAGAAGATATAATCAAACCCCGTCTGGAAAGAATGGAAGAGGTTGCCAGCGTATCTATTAATGGAGGCCTGGATAGAGAAATACTGGTTTCGATTGATAATGATAAACTTCGTTCCAACCAGTTAAGTTTTAGTCAAGTTACTGCTGCTTTGGCCGGAGAAAATGTTAACTTACCGGCGGGTACATTAAAGGAAGGTACCATCAATTTTCTTATCAGGACTTTGGGGAGATTTGAAAGCACTCAAGATATCGAAAAAATATTAATCTCTAATATTCGGGGAAACAAAATTTATTTGGGTGATATTGCTAAAGTTGAAGATACCTTTAAGGAAAGAAATTCAATTACCTATGTAAACGGAAAACCCGGAATCATGATAAGCTTACAGAAGGAATCGGGTAAAAATACGGTTACTGTAGCCAAAAGGGTATTTAAAGAACTTGAGACTATCCAAAAATTACTTCCTGAGGACATATCTATCACCCCGGTTTTTGATTCTTCTGATTTCATCGAAAAGACCATATCGCAAGTAGGATGGGTGGCTTTATACGGGGCGATTATTGCAGTATTTGTTCTATTCTTTTTCCTGGGTAATTTAGGCAGTACCTTAATTATTGGTTTTGCCATACCTATTTCTTTGATTTTTACCTTTACCCTGCTTTATTTTTCTCATTTAACCTTGAATATGATGACTCTGGGAGGTTTAGCTTTGGGGATCGGCATGATGGTAGATAATTCCATTGTCGTTTTGGAAAATATATTCAGGTATAGAGAATCAAGAACCGGTATTAAAGAATCTGCTTGCCTGGGTGCAAGTGAAGTAAGTACGGCAATTTCAGCTTCCACTTTTACTACTATTGCAGTATTTTTACCCATTGTATATGTTCAGGGAATTGCCAGTGAACTATTTAGACCCATGGGATATACCATTACTTTTTCTCTTTTAACTTCTTTATTGGTGGCCTTAACCCTTGTTCCCATGCTTTCTTCGAAAATTATGCACTTTAAAGTGCAGGATAATAACTCGTCTATTTCTAAAGAAAATATAGTTCAAAATTCTCTGAGTCAGAGTGGAAGAATTTTTAATTTTGTGAAAGAAGAATATAGTAGATTACTTAGCTGGTCTTTACGACACCGGGGATCGGTGTTTATTTTAGCTGTACTTATCTTTGCTGGATCAATCATGTTAATCCCTTTTGTGGGAACAGAATTCATCCCATCCAGTGACCAGGGACAATTTAATATCAACATTACCTTACCTACCGGGACAAACCTGGAAACTACCAGAGAAGTTGTCAGTAAAGTGGAAAAAATTGTCTTGGAAATACCGGAAATGAAAAGCATATTAACTACGGCAGGAGAGGGCTCCGGTGGAATGGGATTTAGTACCGAAGGCGGCAACAGCGGTACCATTATGGTTAACCTGGTGGAACAGAACAAGAGAGATAGAAGTACGGCACAGATTATTAACCAGTTAAGAGAAAAAATTGGTACTTACCCTGATGCCAAAATAAAATTTTCGGAACAATCTATGTCATTTTCCTCCGGGTCGGATTTAGAAGTAAAAATATCCGGTGATTCACTGGATGAATTGGAAAATATTGCCAATCGTATTTTGGTATCGCTAGAAGAAGTAGAAGGTGTGTATGACCTGGAGAGCAGTGTAGAAGATGTACGTCCGGAGTTACATGTGAATATTGATCGTGAAAAAGCAAATCTCTATGGCTTAAATACTGTTCATATTGCTTCTACGGTTCATGATGCTCTTTTAGGTAGAGTTGCCAGTATTTATCAGGAAAAAGGAGAACAAGTTGACATACGGATTAGATTGGAAGAGGAAGATAGAAATAGTATAGAGGAAGTAAAAAATCTACTGATTAGCTCTAATACCGGATTACAGATTCCTTTAAAAGAAATTGCAGAGGTCATTGTAGGTTCTGGACCCAAAGGAATTGACCGTGAAAATCAACAGCGAATAGTGAATGTTTCCGGAAATATCAGTGACCGATTTTTAGGTAAAGTGATCCAGGATGCCCAGAAGCAATTGGAAAAATTAGTACTGCCAGAGGACTATCACTATGAATTTGTTGGACAAAATAGGGAAATGCAAGAATCTTTTTTGCAACTCGGCCTGGCATTGGTTTTATCCATTATCCTGGTTTATATGATTATTGCTGCTCAGTTTGAATCCCTTTTAATGCCCCTTGCAGTCATGTTTTCCGTTCCTTTTTCTCTAATCGGAGTTATTTTGGGATTATTACTAGCCGATAAAAGCTTGAATGTACTTTCTTATATCGGTATTATCATGCTGGTAGGAATTGTGGTCAATAACAGTATTGTTTTGATCGATTACATTAATAAACTTCGACAAAAAGGGATAGAAAGGAAAGAAGCTATCATTTTAGGAGGTACAACCCGTTTAAGACCTATTTTAATGACCATGTTTACCACGGTTCTTGCTCTGGTTCCTATGGCATTAGGCATCGGAGAAGGAGCGGAACTTAGGGCACCAATGGCGATCACTATTATCGGAGGTTTGACTTCATCTACCTTTTTGTCATTGATTATTGTTCCCATTTTTTATACTTTTTTGGATGATTTAAGCCAAAAAATAACCGGAAGAGGGAGAGCAAAAAACTAG
- a CDS encoding MBL fold metallo-hydrolase codes for MITDKLLRPDFHLFGKRRLDMKGKATVLCENCIFNQIGAIAEHGWSVYIESDQGNFLFDTGQGKAIINNALYFKKDLSTIQGIMISHHHRDHTGGLLSVLEQVGKVNVYAHPDLFKSSYVIDEGRERNIGIPFRQEILESQGAQFKFNTSFKEIVPNLMLSGEIPRLTEFEKVGKRFLLKTGEGYIQDLIFDDQTLILNTEKGLIIILGCSHSGIINIINHIIDKTGQNHIRVIIGGTHLGPASEETKKKTIQALKKYDLEKIGVSHCTGLETSMRLLQEFGDRFFFCNVGTEIEI; via the coding sequence ATGATAACAGACAAGTTGTTGAGACCAGATTTTCATTTGTTTGGAAAAAGGAGATTAGATATGAAGGGGAAAGCGACGGTTCTTTGTGAAAATTGTATATTTAACCAAATTGGGGCGATTGCTGAACATGGTTGGTCAGTCTATATTGAAAGCGATCAGGGAAATTTTCTTTTTGATACCGGTCAAGGTAAGGCAATTATTAATAATGCGCTGTACTTTAAAAAAGATCTTTCCACTATTCAAGGGATTATGATTAGTCACCATCATCGTGATCATACCGGTGGTCTTTTAAGTGTTTTAGAACAAGTAGGTAAAGTAAATGTATATGCTCATCCTGATCTTTTTAAAAGCAGCTATGTAATAGATGAAGGGAGAGAAAGAAATATCGGAATTCCTTTCCGCCAAGAAATATTAGAAAGCCAAGGAGCTCAATTTAAATTTAATACTAGTTTTAAGGAAATTGTACCAAATTTAATGTTGAGCGGAGAAATTCCCCGTTTGACTGAATTTGAAAAGGTTGGTAAAAGATTTTTACTTAAAACTGGGGAAGGTTATATTCAAGATCTTATTTTTGATGATCAAACATTAATTTTAAATACTGAGAAAGGACTTATTATTATTTTAGGATGCTCACATTCAGGCATAATAAATATTATTAATCATATCATTGATAAAACCGGCCAAAACCATATTCGTGTCATTATAGGTGGGACTCATTTGGGTCCGGCAAGCGAGGAAACAAAGAAAAAAACAATTCAAGCTTTAAAAAAATATGATTTAGAAAAAATTGGTGTTTCTCATTGTACCGGATTGGAAACCTCCATGCGATTACTTCAAGAATTTGGAGATCGTTTCTTTTTCTGTAATGTAGGAACCGAGATAGAAATATAG
- a CDS encoding MarR family transcriptional regulator, translating into MKEYHDLFSIFNSFLRIKTECRFCINDKYNVSELTFKQIEYLKKFDEHEYVTVSQLAEDLHLSKPSITEMVKKFIQLDCIKKEQCKHDARVYYLFLTEKGKGIARLEKLADEDFIRKVGNSLSEEDINLLIELLLKVV; encoded by the coding sequence TTGAAAGAATATCATGATTTATTTAGTATATTTAACAGTTTTTTGCGAATTAAGACAGAGTGCAGATTTTGTATTAACGATAAGTATAATGTATCAGAATTAACCTTCAAACAGATTGAATATTTAAAGAAATTTGATGAACACGAATATGTTACCGTAAGCCAATTAGCTGAAGATTTGCATTTATCTAAGCCATCAATCACCGAAATGGTTAAAAAGTTTATTCAGTTAGATTGTATTAAGAAGGAACAGTGTAAGCATGACGCAAGAGTTTATTACCTGTTTCTCACCGAAAAAGGTAAAGGGATTGCCAGATTAGAGAAACTTGCCGATGAGGATTTTATTAGAAAGGTGGGCAATTCTTTAAGTGAAGAAGATATTAACTTATTGATAGAATTATTATTAAAAGTGGTGTAA
- the lon gene encoding endopeptidase La → MKDNHVKDELVIIAMPGHVLFKRIKSTIKIKKSLGEKIDSRIKQDDNYAIIMLLKEGCDSETYKEKDLYTIGSLVKIEKIVDSKITYDIDVEVLDRIEVKNIYQEQDFYVGKYEMAPDIEDLDKNTQNQMLEYVKTLAAEISGKFIGSESYIQYIQSMKDLEQLISYLMQFISISSFEKQELLEIRSRRKKSLKFLDILIKQKENIEFQMEMNAKLTGEVNKQYREKMLREQLKAIQEELNEGKEPESKKKDYLQLINESKMPEDVKEIAREEYEKLQNQSPNGIETNVIRNYLDLLTSLPWGKSSAKEVDIKEAKTILEKDHYGLDKVKERIIQHLTVMKLKNNQQGSILLLVGPPGTGKTSLGKSIAKVLQREYLRISLGGIRDEAEIRGHRRTYVGALPGRIIQGIKKSGTNNPVFILDEVDKLLASNMGDPSSALLEVLDPEQNNSFSDHYLEVPYDLSDVFFIGTANSLREIPEPLRDRMEIIQINSYTTTEKFHIAKEHLIDEVLVCHGLTSEQLKIEDDAVKAIIDKYTREAGVRGIKKQLSAIARHATEKIVVDEVKLPYIVKEEMLFDILGPEISIYDKVKKSNPPGVVTGLAWTPVGGDILFIESAFMPGKGELMLTGQLGDVMKESAKISQSLIRSRLVLKLKEIHFNKHDLHIHIPQGSIPKDGPSAGVTLFTSIASLFTGIPVDPKTAMTGEISLRGAVLPVGGIKEKVIAAHRSGIKKILLPLENKKDLCDVPDEIKKDIQFVFIETIEELIHETLGIKLPEVNKFHLRTIDTIDMKQKV, encoded by the coding sequence ATGAAAGATAACCATGTGAAAGATGAATTGGTTATTATAGCGATGCCTGGGCATGTATTGTTTAAAAGAATAAAGAGTACGATAAAAATCAAGAAATCCTTGGGTGAAAAAATAGATTCAAGAATTAAGCAGGATGATAACTATGCTATTATAATGCTATTAAAAGAAGGATGTGATTCAGAAACATATAAGGAAAAAGATTTATATACGATCGGAAGTCTTGTAAAAATTGAAAAGATAGTAGATTCAAAAATAACCTATGATATCGATGTAGAAGTATTGGATAGAATAGAAGTGAAGAATATATATCAGGAACAGGATTTCTATGTCGGTAAATACGAAATGGCACCGGATATTGAGGATTTGGACAAAAATACGCAAAATCAAATGCTTGAATATGTGAAAACGCTCGCTGCTGAAATTAGTGGGAAATTTATAGGTTCCGAAAGTTATATTCAATATATCCAAAGCATGAAGGACTTGGAGCAACTTATAAGTTATTTGATGCAATTCATCAGTATATCCAGTTTTGAAAAACAAGAGTTATTGGAAATTAGATCCAGAAGAAAGAAAAGTTTGAAGTTTTTAGATATTTTAATAAAACAAAAGGAAAATATCGAATTTCAAATGGAGATGAATGCAAAATTAACCGGTGAAGTCAATAAGCAATATAGAGAAAAAATGCTTAGAGAGCAGTTAAAAGCAATACAGGAAGAATTAAATGAGGGCAAAGAACCAGAAAGCAAAAAGAAGGATTATTTACAGCTAATCAATGAATCTAAAATGCCGGAAGATGTGAAAGAGATTGCCCGAGAAGAATATGAAAAATTACAAAATCAAAGTCCGAATGGTATAGAGACGAATGTAATTAGAAACTATTTAGATTTATTGACGTCACTTCCCTGGGGGAAAAGTAGTGCAAAGGAAGTAGATATTAAAGAGGCTAAAACTATTTTAGAAAAAGATCATTATGGGCTGGATAAAGTGAAGGAAAGAATCATCCAACATTTAACTGTCATGAAGCTTAAAAATAATCAACAGGGTTCAATACTCCTTCTGGTGGGACCTCCGGGAACCGGAAAGACCAGTCTGGGAAAAAGTATTGCCAAAGTGCTTCAAAGGGAATACCTGAGAATAAGTCTCGGAGGAATAAGAGATGAAGCAGAAATAAGGGGACACAGACGGACTTACGTCGGTGCTCTTCCGGGAAGAATTATACAGGGAATCAAAAAATCAGGAACTAATAATCCGGTTTTTATATTGGATGAGGTTGATAAATTATTGGCTTCCAATATGGGAGACCCTTCGAGTGCATTACTTGAAGTCCTGGATCCTGAACAAAATAATTCATTCTCTGATCACTATCTGGAAGTGCCCTATGATTTATCCGATGTATTTTTTATCGGAACAGCAAATTCGCTGAGGGAAATTCCGGAACCGCTTAGAGATAGAATGGAAATCATTCAGATTAATAGCTATACAACGACAGAGAAATTTCATATAGCAAAAGAGCATCTGATTGATGAAGTTTTGGTGTGCCATGGACTTACGTCTGAACAATTAAAAATTGAAGATGATGCGGTAAAGGCGATTATCGACAAATATACTCGGGAAGCGGGTGTTAGAGGAATTAAAAAGCAATTATCAGCGATAGCAAGACATGCGACAGAAAAAATTGTCGTTGATGAAGTGAAACTTCCTTATATTGTCAAAGAAGAAATGTTATTTGATATTTTAGGACCTGAAATTTCAATTTATGATAAGGTTAAAAAATCAAATCCACCCGGCGTGGTTACCGGACTGGCCTGGACGCCGGTTGGTGGAGATATTTTGTTCATCGAGAGTGCCTTTATGCCAGGGAAAGGTGAGTTAATGTTAACCGGGCAGTTAGGCGATGTCATGAAAGAGTCAGCCAAAATATCTCAAAGTTTGATTCGATCAAGGCTGGTTTTAAAATTGAAGGAAATTCATTTTAATAAACATGACCTTCACATTCACATACCGCAGGGCTCTATACCTAAGGATGGTCCGTCAGCAGGTGTAACACTATTTACGTCAATAGCATCACTGTTTACTGGAATACCCGTAGATCCAAAAACAGCCATGACTGGTGAAATATCTTTAAGAGGTGCAGTGCTCCCGGTAGGAGGAATTAAAGAAAAAGTAATAGCGGCACATCGTTCTGGTATTAAAAAAATACTCCTTCCTCTGGAAAATAAAAAGGACCTTTGTGATGTTCCTGATGAAATAAAAAAAGATATACAGTTTGTTTTTATCGAAACCATAGAGGAATTAATTCACGAGACATTAGGTATCAAATTGCCAGAAGTAAATAAATTTCATCTTCGTACTATAGATACAATCGATATGAAACAGAAAGTGTAA
- a CDS encoding phosphatase PAP2 family protein, translating to MDTIFQRGLHFIIMIQQIDSPLLDSFFRGITLLGDELFYLLLFSFLLWCVDFYLGIRVGIIFLLSVYVNTGLKELFQQPRPFEILPEIQKSLASGYGFPSGHAQSSLVVWGSIAYWKRKPWIRYLSVILIILIGFSRIYLGVHFPTDVLGGWLFGGLILGLTYFISLKIKFNFTQVNLIFKIICITLFPVILLQIQSSPDIISSVAALTGVSYGLLFFSSFIGGIQPGNWLQRLFSFLLGIIGIGILYLGLKLILPSEGQLFYQLSRFFRYLLLGVWISFGAPWLFIRMRLASQVEKKP from the coding sequence ATGGATACCATTTTTCAGCGGGGATTACATTTTATTATCATGATTCAACAGATTGACTCACCTTTGCTGGATTCTTTTTTCCGAGGGATTACCTTACTTGGAGATGAATTATTTTACTTGCTTTTATTCTCTTTCCTTCTCTGGTGTGTTGACTTTTATTTGGGAATTAGGGTCGGGATTATCTTTTTATTATCCGTCTATGTCAATACCGGGCTAAAAGAGCTATTTCAGCAGCCTCGCCCTTTTGAAATTTTACCGGAAATTCAAAAATCTCTTGCTTCCGGATATGGTTTCCCCAGCGGCCATGCCCAGTCTTCCCTGGTAGTCTGGGGGAGTATAGCTTACTGGAAAAGGAAACCCTGGATTCGTTACCTTTCTGTTATATTGATTATTTTGATTGGATTTTCTCGTATCTATCTGGGGGTTCATTTCCCCACCGATGTTCTAGGAGGATGGTTATTTGGTGGGCTCATTCTTGGCCTAACTTATTTTATTTCATTAAAGATCAAATTTAATTTTACTCAGGTAAACCTAATATTTAAAATTATTTGTATTACGCTATTCCCGGTAATTTTATTACAAATTCAATCATCACCGGATATTATCAGTTCGGTAGCTGCTTTAACCGGTGTTAGCTATGGTCTGTTATTTTTTTCTTCCTTTATTGGAGGGATTCAACCTGGGAACTGGCTGCAGCGGCTTTTCAGTTTTTTGCTTGGGATTATTGGAATAGGAATATTATATCTTGGATTAAAATTGATTCTGCCTTCGGAAGGCCAACTTTTCTATCAATTGAGTCGGTTTTTTCGTTATCTGTTATTGGGTGTATGGATCAGTTTTGGTGCACCCTGGTTATTTATCCGAATGAGATTAGCTTCTCAAGTAGAGAAAAAACCATAA
- a CDS encoding rubrerythrin family protein, with product MKKLNDAEILELKSIQQNELEGKEVYGRLAKLAKEPDNAKILKKIAEDKKHHADIFKEYTGKSLKVSKFRIFFYSLVSRIFGLTFGVKLQERGKEEVQKKYNRMFNTITEMKEVIEAEKKHEAELIHLMNIEKLSYMSSIVLGLNDALVELTGALAGFTLSIQNSKIIALMGLITGISASLSLSASEYLSIKSEGKPKAQKRAVKSALHTGIAYIFTVIALIIPYFLIVNYVISLIVTVLIAIMIIFLFNFYISVANDYNFKKRFIEMAAISIGVAILSFIIGYLVKVFLGFKI from the coding sequence ATGAAAAAATTAAACGATGCTGAAATTCTTGAACTAAAATCAATACAACAAAATGAGTTGGAAGGGAAAGAAGTATATGGAAGGTTGGCTAAATTAGCCAAAGAACCTGATAATGCTAAAATTCTAAAGAAGATAGCAGAGGATAAAAAACACCATGCGGATATATTTAAAGAATATACTGGTAAATCTCTAAAAGTGAGTAAATTCAGAATATTTTTTTATAGTCTTGTATCAAGGATTTTTGGATTGACTTTTGGTGTAAAACTTCAAGAAAGAGGCAAGGAAGAAGTACAAAAAAAATATAATAGAATGTTCAATACTATTACAGAAATGAAAGAAGTCATAGAAGCAGAAAAAAAACATGAAGCTGAACTTATTCATTTAATGAATATAGAAAAACTTTCCTATATGAGTTCTATTGTTTTAGGATTGAATGATGCCCTGGTGGAACTAACCGGAGCTTTGGCAGGGTTTACCCTATCCATACAAAATTCAAAAATCATTGCTTTAATGGGATTGATTACTGGTATTTCAGCATCTCTTTCCTTATCAGCAAGTGAATATTTATCCATCAAATCGGAAGGGAAACCGAAAGCACAAAAAAGAGCAGTTAAATCAGCATTACATACGGGAATTGCCTATATTTTTACTGTAATAGCTCTAATAATTCCTTATTTTTTAATAGTGAATTATGTAATCAGTTTGATCGTGACGGTTCTGATAGCTATTATGATTATTTTTTTATTTAATTTTTATATTTCTGTAGCTAATGATTACAATTTTAAAAAAAGGTTTATCGAAATGGCAGCAATCAGTATTGGTGTTGCCATACTCTCTTTTATCATTGGTTATTTAGTCAAGGTTTTTTTAGGGTTTAAGATATAA
- a CDS encoding flavodoxin, producing the protein MNIGIILYSETGNTYSVSQKLKEKLDKAGHSVNIERLKVIGKAKPGVKNIQFESLPDIESYDALVFGSPVQGFSLSSAMTIYLSQIKSLQDKKTAFLVTQSFPFPWLGGTRAIGQMKKICESKGVTICGTAIVNWLKPNREKQITEVVEKLSKLF; encoded by the coding sequence ATGAACATCGGTATTATTTTATATTCTGAAACCGGCAACACTTATTCTGTTTCCCAGAAGCTCAAGGAAAAACTGGACAAAGCGGGACATTCTGTGAACATCGAAAGATTAAAAGTTATCGGTAAAGCAAAACCCGGGGTAAAAAATATCCAATTCGAATCGCTTCCTGATATCGAGTCATACGATGCCCTAGTATTTGGTTCCCCGGTGCAGGGCTTTTCCCTATCATCAGCAATGACCATCTACCTGTCACAGATAAAATCACTTCAGGATAAAAAAACAGCCTTTTTGGTGACTCAATCTTTTCCTTTCCCATGGTTGGGGGGAACCCGTGCAATCGGACAAATGAAAAAAATATGTGAATCCAAAGGAGTAACTATTTGCGGAACAGCAATTGTTAACTGGTTAAAACCTAATCGTGAAAAACAAATTACTGAAGTAGTTGAAAAATTGAGTAAATTATTTTGA
- a CDS encoding NAD(P)H-dependent dehydrogenase/reductase, producing MNNYLLSMLSERRSIRKYKNKEVEQEKINKIIQAALLSPSSHANYPWQFIVVNDINLLSRLSLSKMHGSAFLSNAPLGIVVTADQNLSDVWIEDASISSTFIMITAHALGLGSCWIQIRKRMHSETKTAEEYIREILKIPENVNVLSIIALGYPDEEKIPKRENELLYERVFYNTYAKIPNK from the coding sequence ATGAATAATTATCTATTGTCTATGTTAAGCGAACGGAGAAGCATTAGAAAATATAAAAATAAAGAAGTAGAGCAAGAAAAGATAAACAAAATCATTCAGGCTGCACTATTATCTCCGTCTTCTCATGCCAACTATCCCTGGCAGTTTATTGTGGTTAATGATATTAATTTACTGTCCCGGCTGTCTTTATCCAAGATGCATGGCTCTGCATTCTTGTCGAATGCACCCCTGGGAATCGTTGTTACCGCAGACCAGAATTTATCAGATGTCTGGATTGAAGACGCTTCTATTTCTTCTACATTCATTATGATAACCGCACATGCGCTGGGTTTAGGAAGTTGCTGGATTCAAATAAGAAAAAGAATGCATTCAGAAACCAAAACTGCGGAAGAATATATCAGGGAAATACTTAAAATACCGGAAAATGTGAATGTTCTGTCTATTATTGCTCTTGGTTACCCTGATGAAGAAAAAATCCCGAAAAGAGAAAATGAATTATTATATGAACGCGTATTTTATAACACTTACGCAAAAATACCTAATAAGTAA